One Mycolicibacter sp. MU0083 DNA window includes the following coding sequences:
- a CDS encoding multicopper oxidase domain-containing protein — protein sequence MIELGTPTVQTVKLPRRGGPRGPVFLGANIVVVAWLAVAVGLLIGHDALAHPIWLPIHALFLGAASNAIVIWSGHFTTTLCRVPDPPHWHLVAKLALLNLAVIATLGGVAFEAERLAGIGGAGVAVVGIAHGVELIAMKKSALSGRFDYLVGFYLAAIAALLVGSSAGAAMAFGVARWYARLWTTHVHVMLYGWIGLTVLGTLFTLWPTTIREKISPRAFVMARRALPTLIAGLGVVVVGLLTGSWWLTAAGLLGYAVGVGLSVAGLWPGRSFTGPAAWMLVGATAWLGIAVVIEAIALAGARTVEMLPAFVEHTLLPLLAVGFVAQILLGALSQLLPILVANGPPVRKAVIAYLDQGWQVRVCAINIAVPLVAGPWPAPVPLIGWVLAAVAVAGFVLLALRLALPVEMRGPLDIGKIQPHPRAVTGAVAASAVLAVAAALALGTGAPAPSEAAANAGAARVVDVTLNNMRFAPDVIDIPAGTHLVLRVTNIDGLPHDLRVDTGEHTPRLSRGQTAVLDLGVVRHDLDVWCDVPGHRAAGMTMTIRAVGAAPRHDHGGDHGSGPTGPAALDLAADPSPGWTPHDATLPPATPGLHRVELRAVDRELEIAPGRREIRWTFGGVEPAPTLRGRVGDTFEITLINDATMGHGIDFHAGALAPDQPMRTLAPGERLVYRFTARRAGAWLYHCSTPPMALHIANGMYGAVIIDPPGLPTVDREYALIGAQLYAGAPDSDAKTTAIRAGQPDGWMFNGTAAGYMHAPLPARAGERVRIWVVNAGPGDPIAFHVVGTQFDTVYKEGAWLLRPAEPGGSQVLDLAAAQGGFVELTFPEPGHYPFMDHDMRHAENGAHGIFEVTG from the coding sequence ATGATCGAGTTGGGGACGCCGACCGTGCAGACCGTCAAGCTGCCACGGCGCGGCGGTCCGCGCGGGCCGGTGTTCCTGGGCGCCAACATCGTGGTGGTGGCGTGGCTGGCAGTCGCCGTGGGACTGCTGATCGGCCACGACGCCCTAGCGCATCCCATCTGGCTGCCCATCCATGCGCTGTTCCTGGGCGCGGCCAGCAACGCGATAGTGATCTGGTCGGGGCACTTCACCACGACGCTGTGCCGGGTTCCCGACCCGCCGCACTGGCACCTGGTGGCCAAGCTCGCGCTGCTCAACCTCGCCGTGATCGCGACCCTGGGCGGTGTCGCCTTCGAGGCCGAACGGCTGGCCGGGATCGGTGGCGCGGGTGTGGCCGTGGTCGGCATCGCCCACGGTGTCGAGCTGATCGCGATGAAGAAGTCCGCGTTGTCGGGGCGCTTCGACTATCTCGTCGGCTTCTATCTGGCCGCCATCGCCGCTCTGCTGGTCGGTTCGTCGGCCGGTGCCGCGATGGCGTTCGGGGTGGCCCGCTGGTATGCGCGGCTGTGGACCACGCACGTCCACGTGATGCTCTACGGCTGGATCGGCCTGACCGTGCTGGGCACACTGTTCACCCTGTGGCCCACCACGATTCGCGAGAAGATCAGCCCGCGTGCCTTCGTGATGGCCCGGCGTGCGCTGCCGACGCTGATAGCCGGTTTGGGGGTTGTGGTCGTCGGCCTGCTCACCGGTAGCTGGTGGCTGACCGCGGCGGGCCTGCTGGGGTACGCGGTGGGAGTGGGGCTGTCCGTCGCCGGGTTGTGGCCGGGGCGCAGTTTCACCGGACCCGCAGCCTGGATGCTGGTCGGCGCGACGGCCTGGCTCGGGATCGCCGTCGTGATCGAAGCGATCGCCTTAGCCGGCGCCCGGACCGTCGAGATGTTGCCCGCATTCGTGGAACACACCCTGCTGCCGCTGCTGGCGGTGGGATTCGTCGCGCAGATCCTACTGGGTGCGTTGAGCCAGCTGCTGCCGATCCTGGTGGCCAACGGCCCCCCGGTCCGCAAGGCCGTCATCGCCTACCTCGACCAGGGCTGGCAGGTGCGGGTCTGCGCGATCAACATCGCGGTACCGCTGGTGGCCGGGCCGTGGCCGGCGCCGGTGCCACTGATCGGCTGGGTGCTGGCCGCGGTCGCGGTCGCCGGCTTCGTCCTGCTGGCCCTGCGGCTCGCACTGCCCGTGGAGATGCGCGGGCCGCTCGACATCGGCAAGATCCAACCGCATCCCCGCGCGGTCACCGGCGCGGTCGCGGCGTCGGCGGTGCTTGCGGTGGCCGCGGCGCTGGCGCTGGGCACGGGGGCCCCCGCCCCGTCGGAGGCCGCAGCGAACGCCGGCGCGGCACGCGTCGTCGACGTCACGCTGAACAACATGCGGTTCGCCCCGGACGTCATCGACATCCCGGCCGGAACCCACCTGGTGCTGCGGGTCACCAACATCGACGGATTGCCGCACGACCTGCGCGTCGACACCGGCGAGCACACCCCACGGCTCAGCCGCGGACAGACCGCGGTACTGGATCTCGGCGTGGTGCGGCACGATCTCGACGTGTGGTGCGACGTGCCCGGGCATCGTGCCGCCGGCATGACGATGACCATCCGGGCCGTCGGCGCAGCACCACGCCACGACCACGGCGGGGATCACGGCAGCGGGCCGACCGGGCCGGCCGCACTGGACCTGGCCGCCGACCCGTCACCGGGTTGGACACCCCACGACGCGACGCTGCCCCCGGCGACGCCCGGCCTGCACCGGGTGGAGCTGCGTGCCGTGGACCGGGAGTTGGAGATCGCGCCCGGCCGCCGCGAGATCCGGTGGACCTTCGGAGGGGTGGAGCCGGCGCCGACACTGCGCGGCCGGGTCGGGGACACCTTCGAGATCACCCTGATCAACGACGCCACCATGGGGCACGGCATCGACTTCCACGCCGGGGCGCTGGCTCCCGATCAACCGATGCGCACCCTGGCGCCGGGGGAGCGACTGGTCTACCGGTTCACCGCGCGCCGCGCCGGTGCCTGGCTGTACCACTGCAGCACCCCGCCGATGGCGCTGCACATCGCCAACGGCATGTACGGCGCAGTGATCATCGACCCGCCCGGACTGCCGACGGTAGACCGGGAATATGCCCTGATCGGTGCCCAGTTGTATGCCGGCGCACCGGATTCCGACGCCAAAACCACCGCGATCAGAGCCGGACAGCCCGACGGCTGGATGTTCAACGGCACCGCAGCGGGGTACATGCACGCCCCACTGCCCGCCCGTGCCGGCGAACGGGTGCGGATCTGGGTGGTCAACGCCGGACCCGGTGACCCGATCGCCTTCCACGTCGTCGGCACCCAGTTCGACACCGTCTACAAGGAAGGTGCCTGGCTGCTGCGGCCGGCCGAGCCGGGCGGTTCCCAGGTCCTGGACCTGGCGGCCGCGCAGGGCGGATTCGTCGAGCTCACCTTTCCCGAACCGGGCCACTACCCGTTCATGGATCACGACATGCGCCACGCCGAGAACGGGGCGCACGGCATCTTCGAGGTCACCGGGTAG
- the pdhA gene encoding pyruvate dehydrogenase (acetyl-transferring) E1 component subunit alpha, with the protein MGQLPGFTGPEIALEPVQLIAPDGTPTAEERYSRELPDETLCWLYELMVLTRELDVELVNLQRQGELALYASCRGQEAAQVGAAACLRKTDWLFPQYRELGVFLARGIPPWHVAAAWRGTWNGGLDFTAKCCAPISVPIGTQALHAVGAAMAAQRLGEDSVTVAFVGDGATSEGDVHEALNFAAVFAVPCVFYVQNNQWAISVPLRRQTAAISLAHKAIGYGMPGIRVDGNDPLACYAVMAEAARRARSGGGPTLIEAVTYRLGPHTTSDDPTRYRSSAELEHWTALDPIPRYRDYLRTVGVWSQRLEDRVAARAERVRAELRDATVGAADTDIDDVFTTVFAEITPELQQQRDTLHAELARGHG; encoded by the coding sequence ATGGGCCAGCTGCCTGGCTTCACTGGTCCTGAAATCGCCCTGGAGCCTGTGCAGCTGATCGCGCCGGACGGGACGCCCACCGCCGAGGAACGCTACAGCCGGGAACTCCCCGACGAGACGCTGTGTTGGCTCTACGAGCTGATGGTGCTCACCCGCGAACTCGACGTCGAACTGGTCAATCTGCAACGGCAGGGCGAGCTGGCGCTGTACGCGTCCTGCCGTGGCCAGGAAGCCGCCCAGGTCGGCGCCGCGGCCTGCCTGCGCAAGACCGACTGGCTGTTTCCGCAGTATCGCGAGCTGGGCGTCTTTCTCGCCCGAGGCATCCCGCCGTGGCACGTCGCGGCGGCCTGGCGGGGAACGTGGAACGGCGGACTGGATTTCACCGCCAAATGCTGTGCACCGATCTCGGTTCCCATCGGCACCCAGGCGTTGCATGCGGTCGGTGCCGCGATGGCCGCGCAACGACTGGGGGAGGATTCGGTCACGGTCGCCTTCGTCGGCGACGGTGCCACCAGCGAGGGCGACGTCCACGAAGCGCTGAATTTCGCCGCGGTGTTCGCCGTCCCGTGCGTGTTCTACGTGCAGAACAACCAATGGGCGATCTCGGTGCCGCTGCGTCGCCAGACCGCGGCGATCTCCTTGGCGCACAAGGCGATCGGTTACGGTATGCCCGGCATCCGGGTGGACGGCAACGATCCGCTGGCCTGCTACGCGGTGATGGCCGAAGCGGCCCGGCGGGCCCGGAGCGGCGGCGGTCCCACCCTGATCGAGGCGGTCACCTACCGCCTGGGCCCGCACACCACCTCCGACGACCCGACCCGGTATCGCAGCAGTGCAGAACTCGAGCACTGGACCGCACTGGACCCGATCCCGCGTTACCGCGACTACCTACGCACCGTCGGCGTCTGGTCGCAACGCCTCGAAGACCGGGTAGCGGCCCGCGCCGAGCGGGTGCGCGCCGAACTGCGCGACGCCACGGTCGGGGCCGCCGACACCGACATCGACGACGTTTTCACCACCGTCTTCGCCGAGATCACCCCGGAGCTGCAGCAACAGCGCGACACATTGCACGCCGAGTTGGCCAGGGGGCACGGATGA
- a CDS encoding alpha-ketoacid dehydrogenase subunit beta — translation MTQILEPPTRPATPQRGSGAGARTDEVTMVAALNRALHDAMAADEKVMVFGTDVGVQGGVFRVTEGLADTFGEQRCFDTPLAESAVIGIAIGLAVRGFVPVPEIQFDGFSYPALDQVVSHLAKYRSRTHGEVSMPVTVRIPSFGGIGAAEHHSESTETYWAHTAGLKVVVPADPSDAYWLLRHAIATPDPVIFLEPKRRYWARGPVDTGHPAPGLGSAAVRRAGTDVTVLAYGGAVATALSAADIGAQRHGWSLEVVDLRSLVPLDFGTVAASVRRTGRCVVLHEGPRTLGYGAELTARIQEELFYELEAPVLRATGFDTPYPPARLERQWLPGPDRVLDCVQRVLEAP, via the coding sequence ATGACCCAGATCCTCGAACCGCCCACCCGTCCGGCCACCCCGCAGCGGGGTTCCGGTGCGGGCGCCCGTACCGACGAGGTCACCATGGTGGCCGCGCTCAACCGGGCATTGCACGACGCGATGGCCGCCGACGAGAAGGTCATGGTGTTCGGCACCGATGTCGGTGTCCAGGGCGGGGTGTTCCGGGTGACCGAGGGCCTGGCCGACACCTTCGGTGAGCAGCGCTGCTTCGACACCCCACTGGCCGAATCGGCGGTGATCGGCATCGCGATCGGACTGGCGGTGCGGGGCTTCGTTCCGGTACCGGAGATCCAGTTCGACGGGTTCAGCTATCCGGCACTGGATCAAGTGGTCAGTCACCTGGCCAAGTACCGGAGCAGGACGCACGGCGAGGTCTCGATGCCGGTCACCGTGCGGATCCCGTCGTTCGGTGGAATCGGTGCAGCCGAACACCATTCGGAATCCACCGAAACCTACTGGGCGCACACCGCAGGCTTGAAGGTGGTGGTTCCCGCCGACCCGTCCGACGCCTATTGGCTGCTGCGCCACGCGATCGCGACGCCAGACCCGGTGATATTCCTGGAACCCAAACGCCGGTACTGGGCCCGCGGCCCGGTGGACACCGGCCATCCCGCACCGGGACTCGGAAGCGCCGCGGTGCGGCGGGCCGGCACCGACGTCACCGTGCTCGCCTACGGCGGCGCCGTGGCCACCGCGCTGTCGGCGGCAGACATCGGCGCGCAGCGTCACGGCTGGAGCCTGGAAGTGGTCGACCTGCGATCGCTCGTTCCGCTGGACTTCGGCACCGTCGCGGCATCCGTGCGGCGCACCGGGAGGTGTGTGGTGTTGCACGAGGGGCCCCGCACCCTCGGCTACGGCGCCGAGTTGACCGCACGCATCCAAGAGGAGCTGTTCTACGAATTGGAGGCACCGGTGCTGCGCGCCACCGGATTCGACACCCCGTACCCCCCGGCTCGCCTCGAGCGACAGTGGTTACCGGGCCCCGACCGGGTGCTGGACTGTGTGCAAAGGGTTTTGGAGGCGCCGTGA
- a CDS encoding dihydrolipoamide acetyltransferase family protein codes for MSTTPIRTFTVPDLGERLDEVTLTSWNVAVGDEVELNQVLCSVETAKAEVEIPSPYAGRIVELGGAVGEVLAVGAPLVRIGTGGTAEPDDTAAGGRTPVLVGYGADDGFDTSRRTCPSPVGRPKAKPGARKLAAELGVDLRDVAPGPRGVITTDGVLAAAGDAQPADDLRTPSPVQAAMAQRMVMARSSIPDAHARVQVDATELLRLRDRLAEFGGAAITPFVLILRLLVIAVTRYPVLNATWVDAADGPKIRIHRGVHLGFGVAAPRGLLVPVVFDAHRKTTRELAAEVARLIAEARAGTLTPAQMQGSTFTVSNFGALGLDDGVPVINYPEAAIVGIGSLKPRPVAVDDTVVVRPLVNLTCVFDHRIADGAQAAEFLCALRDLIEHPDTALLDL; via the coding sequence GTGAGCACCACCCCGATCCGGACTTTCACCGTGCCCGACCTCGGCGAGCGACTCGACGAGGTGACCCTGACAAGCTGGAACGTGGCCGTCGGCGACGAGGTCGAACTCAACCAGGTGCTGTGCTCGGTGGAGACCGCCAAAGCCGAGGTGGAGATCCCCAGCCCGTATGCCGGCCGGATCGTCGAACTGGGCGGCGCCGTCGGGGAGGTGCTCGCGGTCGGGGCCCCGCTGGTGCGGATCGGCACCGGCGGCACGGCCGAACCGGATGACACGGCGGCCGGTGGCCGCACCCCGGTGCTGGTCGGTTACGGCGCCGACGATGGCTTCGACACCAGTCGCCGCACCTGCCCGTCACCCGTCGGTCGCCCCAAGGCCAAGCCGGGCGCCCGAAAACTAGCCGCCGAACTGGGGGTGGACCTGCGTGATGTCGCCCCGGGACCGCGGGGCGTCATCACCACCGACGGGGTACTGGCCGCCGCCGGCGATGCGCAACCGGCCGATGACTTGCGTACCCCGAGCCCGGTACAGGCGGCCATGGCACAACGAATGGTGATGGCGCGAAGCAGCATCCCCGACGCGCACGCCCGCGTGCAGGTCGACGCCACCGAGCTGCTGCGGCTCCGCGATCGGCTCGCCGAATTCGGGGGTGCGGCCATCACCCCCTTCGTGCTGATCCTGCGGCTGCTGGTCATCGCCGTGACCCGGTATCCGGTGCTCAACGCGACCTGGGTCGACGCGGCGGACGGACCGAAGATCCGCATCCATCGCGGCGTGCACCTGGGATTCGGGGTGGCCGCCCCCCGCGGGCTGCTGGTCCCGGTGGTGTTCGACGCGCACCGCAAGACCACCCGTGAACTCGCCGCCGAGGTGGCCCGACTGATCGCCGAGGCCCGAGCGGGCACGCTCACGCCGGCCCAGATGCAGGGGTCGACGTTCACCGTCTCCAACTTCGGGGCACTCGGCCTCGATGACGGGGTGCCGGTGATCAACTATCCCGAAGCGGCCATCGTGGGAATCGGTTCGTTGAAACCGCGGCCGGTGGCCGTGGACGACACCGTCGTCGTGCGACCGCTGGTGAATCTGACCTGCGTATTCGACCACCGAATCGCCGACGGGGCGCAGGCCGCTGAATTCCTCTGTGCGCTACGCGATCTGATCGAACACCCCGACACCGCGCTGCTGGACCTCTGA
- a CDS encoding enoyl-CoA hydratase — protein MTRTDLVRYGVTDRAALVTVNDPDRRNAVTGAMSVQLRAAVQQAEADPNVHALVVTGAGRAFCAGADLSALGVATEDGLLALYDGFMAIAQCTLPTIAAVNGPAVGAGLNLALAADVRIAGPAAVFDPRFQQLGIHPGGGATWMLHRIVGPQVARAALLFGMRFDAEAAVRHGLALQIADDPVAAAMALAAGPASAPRQVVLATKATMRATASPGALEGDQHEFAKATELGPQAATIESPEFAARLAAAKRK, from the coding sequence ATGACACGAACCGATCTCGTCCGCTACGGCGTCACCGACCGGGCGGCGCTGGTCACCGTCAACGATCCGGACCGCCGCAACGCGGTCACCGGTGCGATGTCGGTGCAGTTGCGGGCCGCCGTGCAGCAGGCCGAAGCCGACCCGAACGTGCACGCACTGGTGGTCACCGGCGCGGGCCGCGCGTTCTGCGCCGGAGCCGATCTGTCGGCCCTCGGTGTGGCCACCGAGGACGGGCTGCTGGCGCTCTATGACGGGTTCATGGCAATCGCGCAGTGCACGCTGCCCACCATCGCCGCCGTCAACGGCCCCGCCGTGGGTGCGGGACTGAACCTGGCGTTGGCTGCCGACGTACGCATCGCCGGTCCTGCGGCGGTGTTCGACCCTCGCTTTCAGCAGCTGGGGATTCATCCCGGCGGCGGCGCCACCTGGATGCTGCACCGCATCGTGGGGCCGCAGGTGGCCCGGGCGGCGCTGCTGTTCGGCATGCGCTTCGACGCCGAGGCCGCCGTGCGGCACGGCTTGGCGCTGCAGATCGCCGACGACCCGGTCGCCGCGGCGATGGCACTGGCGGCCGGCCCGGCCTCGGCGCCCCGGCAGGTCGTGTTGGCGACCAAGGCGACCATGCGCGCCACCGCCAGCCCGGGCGCCCTCGAGGGCGACCAGCACGAGTTCGCCAAGGCCACCGAGCTGGGTCCGCAGGCGGCAACCATCGAATCACCGGAGTTCGCCGCGCGCCTGGCGGCGGCCAAACGCAAGTAG
- a CDS encoding wax ester/triacylglycerol synthase family O-acyltransferase, producing the protein MGDLVDAAGLPTELGAVDYLLHRGEANPRTRSGIMGVELLDTAPDWDRFRSLFENVSRKALRLRQKVVVPTLPTAAPRWVVDPDFNLDYHVRRLRVPEPGGLREVLDLAEVALQSPMDIQRPLWSATLVEGLAGGRAATMMHLSHAVTDGVGGATMFGQIYDLERDPPARALPPQPVPEDLSADDLMRDGINHLPATLLGGTRDAVVGALSLATRTVRDPLSAITGAIGYARSGARVMSQAAEPSPLLRRRSLASRTEAIDIRLSDLHRAAKAGGGSINDAYLAALSGALGRYHRALGVPIATLPMAIPVNLRADSDPAGGNRFTGVNLAAPVGVTDPVERMKRIRSQMTQRRDEPAMDVIGSLAPLLSVFPSPVLEKMSESVIAADAQASNVAFYPGETYIAGAKVLRHYGIGPLPGVAMMVVLISRGGECTITVRYDRAAVRDEKLFADCLVQGFDEVLALAGDPAPHCVPASFTVDAGS; encoded by the coding sequence GTGGGTGACCTCGTCGACGCCGCGGGCCTGCCCACCGAACTCGGTGCCGTCGACTACCTCCTACATCGCGGCGAGGCCAACCCGCGTACCCGCTCGGGGATCATGGGCGTGGAACTGCTCGACACCGCGCCGGACTGGGACCGTTTCCGCAGCCTGTTCGAGAACGTCTCCCGCAAAGCGCTACGACTGCGGCAGAAGGTCGTGGTCCCCACGTTGCCGACGGCCGCACCGCGCTGGGTCGTGGATCCCGACTTCAACCTGGACTACCACGTCCGTCGACTGCGGGTGCCCGAGCCGGGCGGTCTGCGTGAAGTGCTCGACCTGGCCGAAGTGGCCCTGCAGTCCCCGATGGACATTCAGCGCCCGCTGTGGTCGGCGACGCTGGTCGAGGGCCTGGCCGGGGGCCGGGCCGCCACCATGATGCATCTGAGCCACGCGGTCACCGACGGCGTCGGCGGTGCCACGATGTTCGGCCAGATCTACGACCTCGAACGTGACCCGCCGGCCCGGGCGCTGCCGCCGCAACCGGTGCCCGAGGACCTGTCGGCCGACGATCTCATGCGCGACGGCATCAACCACCTGCCCGCGACGCTGCTGGGCGGTACCCGTGACGCGGTGGTCGGTGCGCTGTCGCTGGCGACCCGCACGGTGCGCGACCCCTTGTCGGCGATCACCGGTGCCATCGGCTACGCCCGATCCGGTGCGCGGGTGATGAGCCAGGCGGCCGAACCCTCCCCGCTGCTGCGCCGGCGCAGCCTGGCCAGTCGAACCGAGGCGATCGACATCCGGTTGTCGGATCTGCACCGAGCGGCCAAGGCCGGCGGTGGATCCATCAACGACGCCTACCTGGCCGCGCTCTCCGGCGCGCTGGGCCGCTACCACCGGGCGCTGGGGGTGCCCATCGCCACCCTGCCGATGGCGATCCCGGTCAACCTTCGCGCCGACTCCGATCCCGCCGGGGGCAACCGGTTCACCGGGGTGAACCTGGCCGCCCCGGTCGGCGTCACCGACCCCGTCGAGCGGATGAAGCGGATCCGGTCCCAGATGACCCAGCGCCGCGACGAGCCCGCGATGGACGTGATCGGATCCCTCGCTCCGCTGCTGAGCGTATTCCCGTCCCCGGTGCTGGAGAAGATGTCGGAGTCGGTGATCGCCGCTGACGCGCAGGCCAGCAACGTGGCCTTCTATCCCGGCGAAACCTATATCGCCGGTGCGAAAGTGCTGCGGCACTACGGCATCGGTCCACTGCCGGGCGTGGCGATGATGGTGGTGCTGATCTCCCGCGGAGGCGAGTGCACCATCACGGTCCGCTACGACCGTGCGGCGGTACGCGACGAGAAACTGTTCGCCGACTGCCTGGTGCAGGGTTTCGACGAGGTACTCGCCCTTGCCGGTGACCCGGCGCCGCACTGCGTGCCGGCGTCCTTCACGGTGGACGCCGGCTCATGA
- a CDS encoding HAD-IB family hydrolase/lysophospholipid acyltransferase family protein yields MTDDTTSPSPRDMRLPGSVAEIAASPPGPKIGAFFDLDGTLVAGFTAVILTRERVRSRDMGLGELFGMVQAGLNHQLGRIEFEELINTASSALQGRSITDLDEIGERLFVQKIAKRIYPEMRELVRAHQARGHTVVLSSSALTIQVEPVARFLGITNTLTNAFVTDENGALTGEVVEPILWGPGKAAAVQKFAAEHDIDLQDSYFYADGDEDVALMHLVGNPRPTNPEGKMASVARKRGWPILRFSSRGSGVVGQLRNLAGLGSMVPVGAGAIGLGLLSGSRRRGVNFFTALFPQLLLTLNGVQLNVIGRENLTANRPAVFIFNHRNQVDPVITASLVRDNWISVGKKELEKDPIAGTLGKLTEMVFIDRDDAAAAVESLQDVEERVKRGLSVVIAPEGTRIDTTGVGPFKKGPFRLAMAAGIPIVPVVIRNAEVVAARDSMTAHPGTVDVAVFPAISVEDWTVDNLSERIAEVRQLYLDTLADWPVDELPEWPVKAPEPAKKAAARKAPAKKAPAKKAPAKKASAPKGEQ; encoded by the coding sequence ATGACCGACGACACCACATCGCCGTCGCCGCGGGACATGCGACTGCCCGGCTCGGTGGCAGAGATCGCCGCCAGCCCGCCCGGCCCCAAGATCGGCGCCTTCTTCGATCTCGACGGCACCCTGGTGGCCGGCTTCACCGCCGTCATCCTCACCAGGGAACGGGTCCGCAGCCGCGACATGGGGCTGGGGGAGTTGTTCGGCATGGTGCAAGCCGGACTCAACCACCAACTCGGGCGCATCGAGTTCGAGGAACTCATCAACACCGCGTCGTCGGCGCTGCAAGGTCGTTCCATCACCGACCTCGACGAGATCGGTGAGCGACTGTTCGTCCAGAAGATCGCCAAGCGGATCTACCCCGAGATGCGCGAACTGGTCCGCGCGCACCAGGCGCGCGGGCACACCGTGGTGCTGAGCTCGTCGGCGCTGACCATTCAGGTCGAACCGGTGGCCCGCTTCCTGGGCATCACCAACACGCTCACCAATGCGTTCGTGACCGACGAGAACGGTGCGCTCACCGGCGAGGTCGTCGAACCCATCCTGTGGGGTCCGGGCAAAGCCGCCGCGGTGCAGAAGTTCGCGGCCGAACACGACATCGACCTGCAGGACAGTTACTTCTACGCCGACGGCGACGAGGACGTCGCGTTGATGCATCTGGTCGGCAATCCCCGGCCCACCAACCCCGAGGGCAAGATGGCCTCGGTCGCCCGCAAACGCGGCTGGCCGATCCTGCGGTTCAGCAGTCGCGGCAGCGGCGTCGTCGGCCAACTACGGAACCTGGCTGGCCTCGGGTCCATGGTGCCGGTGGGGGCGGGGGCCATCGGACTGGGCCTGCTCAGCGGCAGCCGGCGCCGCGGCGTCAACTTCTTCACCGCGCTGTTTCCGCAGTTGCTGCTGACCCTCAACGGGGTTCAGCTCAACGTGATCGGCAGGGAGAACCTCACCGCCAACCGGCCGGCGGTATTCATCTTCAACCACCGCAACCAGGTGGACCCGGTCATCACCGCGTCGCTGGTGCGCGACAACTGGATCAGCGTGGGCAAGAAGGAACTGGAGAAGGACCCGATCGCCGGCACGCTGGGCAAGCTGACCGAGATGGTCTTCATCGACCGGGACGACGCGGCTGCGGCGGTGGAATCGCTGCAGGATGTCGAGGAGCGCGTCAAGCGCGGGCTATCGGTGGTGATCGCCCCCGAGGGAACCCGGATCGACACCACCGGGGTAGGGCCGTTCAAGAAGGGGCCGTTCCGGCTGGCGATGGCGGCCGGTATTCCGATCGTTCCGGTCGTCATCCGCAACGCCGAGGTGGTCGCCGCCCGAGACTCGATGACCGCCCACCCCGGCACCGTCGACGTCGCGGTGTTCCCGGCGATCTCGGTCGAGGACTGGACGGTCGACAACCTATCCGAGCGGATCGCGGAGGTCCGCCAGCTTTACCTGGACACCCTGGCCGACTGGCCGGTCGACGAGCTACCGGAGTGGCCGGTCAAGGCACCCGAACCCGCCAAGAAGGCCGCGGCCAGGAAGGCGCCCGCGAAGAAGGCTCCGGCCAAGAAGGCCCCGGCCAAGAAGGCTTCCGCCCCGAAGGGGGAACAGTGA